Proteins found in one Sphingobium sp. V4 genomic segment:
- a CDS encoding DUF6127 family protein, translating to MKEEMLARLVAQAEGAGLPGGGDMVMIRALIEEASELGAARALERLGLSDRRAEGDVRELRELLSAWRDAKKAARSAVIGWVVRIGMALVLLGVAVKVGLVGLVKA from the coding sequence ATGAAAGAGGAGATGCTGGCGCGGCTGGTCGCGCAGGCGGAGGGGGCGGGGCTGCCCGGCGGGGGCGACATGGTGATGATCCGCGCGCTGATCGAGGAGGCGAGCGAGCTGGGGGCGGCGCGCGCGCTGGAGCGGCTGGGCCTTTCAGACCGGCGCGCGGAGGGCGATGTGCGGGAATTGCGCGAGCTGCTGTCCGCCTGGCGCGACGCGAAGAAGGCGGCGCGCAGCGCGGTGATCGGCTGGGTCGTGCGGATCGGCATGGCGCTGGTGCTGCTGGGGGTGGCGGTGAAGGTGGGCCTTGTCGGGCTGGTGAAGGCATGA
- a CDS encoding HK97 family phage prohead protease, with protein MSAEPVPGASRLRSKRTNGAEGGELRFAGYAAIFDRVDRGGDVVRAGAFGAVAAAGVPLLWQHGPGSVIGRIETAREDARGLRVIGRVSRRTAVGREAAAALEQGALDGLSFGYRVKAARGAGPRELLALELVEVSLVTHPMQPLARVLRVEAPSSDFA; from the coding sequence ATGAGCGCCGAGCCTGTGCCGGGCGCTTCGCGACTGCGCTCGAAGCGAACGAATGGGGCGGAAGGCGGCGAGCTTCGCTTTGCCGGCTATGCGGCGATTTTTGATCGGGTGGATCGGGGTGGCGACGTGGTGCGGGCGGGGGCGTTTGGCGCTGTCGCGGCGGCGGGCGTGCCCCTGTTGTGGCAACATGGGCCGGGCAGCGTGATCGGCCGGATCGAGACGGCGCGGGAAGATGCGCGCGGGCTGCGCGTGATTGGACGGGTGTCGCGCAGGACGGCGGTCGGGCGCGAGGCGGCGGCGGCGCTTGAGCAGGGGGCGCTCGACGGGCTGAGTTTCGGATACCGGGTGAAGGCGGCGCGCGGGGCGGGGCCGCGGGAATTGCTGGCGCTGGAGCTGGTGGAGGTGAGCCTGGTCACGCATCCGATGCAGCCATTGGCGCGGGTGTTGCGGGTGGAGGCGCCCTCATCCGACTTCGCCTAG
- a CDS encoding phage portal protein, with amino-acid sequence MKWFGTKAAASGDARPVLARAWGSGAVALGEWPASYEAQLRGGVMGNPVAQRAMRLVSEGAGACAIKVRGVEEQARVLGLVGRASAGQGLIEALACHLLLHGNGYVQLIAGADGMPAELFALRPERVSVEADARGWPAAYLYRVGESVTRLSPEDGAGRTNLLHIKALHPLDDHYGLGCAGAAAGAVAIHNAASVWNKALLDNAARPSGAMVYEPGDGSVLSPEQYERVKREMEAAFAGAANAGRPMLLEGGLSWKAMSLTPAEMDFVGLKSAAAREIALAFGVPPMLMGLPGDNSYANYREANKALWRQAILPLVAKICAGLSQGLAGWWPGVTVEPDLDAVPALSDERAALWERVAAADFLSAEEKKAMLGIG; translated from the coding sequence ATGAAATGGTTCGGGACGAAGGCGGCCGCATCTGGCGATGCGCGGCCGGTGCTGGCGCGTGCCTGGGGTTCGGGGGCGGTGGCGCTCGGCGAATGGCCGGCAAGCTATGAGGCGCAACTGCGCGGCGGGGTGATGGGCAATCCGGTGGCGCAGCGGGCGATGCGGCTGGTGTCCGAGGGCGCGGGGGCGTGCGCCATCAAGGTGCGCGGTGTCGAGGAGCAGGCGCGGGTGCTGGGGCTGGTCGGGCGGGCTTCGGCGGGGCAGGGGTTGATCGAGGCTCTGGCCTGCCATCTGCTGCTGCACGGCAATGGCTATGTCCAGTTGATCGCCGGGGCGGACGGGATGCCGGCCGAGCTGTTCGCGCTGCGGCCCGAACGGGTCAGCGTGGAGGCGGATGCGCGCGGGTGGCCGGCGGCCTATCTGTACCGGGTGGGCGAGAGCGTGACGCGGCTGTCGCCCGAGGATGGCGCGGGGCGGACGAACCTTCTGCATATCAAGGCGTTGCATCCGCTGGACGATCATTATGGGCTGGGCTGCGCGGGGGCTGCGGCGGGCGCGGTGGCGATCCACAATGCGGCCAGCGTCTGGAACAAGGCGCTGCTGGACAATGCGGCGCGGCCGAGCGGCGCGATGGTCTATGAGCCGGGCGACGGATCGGTGCTGTCGCCCGAGCAATATGAGCGGGTGAAGCGCGAGATGGAGGCCGCCTTTGCCGGCGCTGCGAACGCGGGACGTCCGATGCTGCTGGAAGGCGGCCTCAGCTGGAAGGCGATGAGCCTGACCCCGGCCGAGATGGATTTCGTGGGGCTGAAAAGCGCGGCGGCGCGGGAGATCGCGCTGGCCTTCGGCGTGCCGCCGATGCTGATGGGGCTGCCGGGCGACAATAGCTACGCCAATTATCGCGAGGCGAACAAGGCGCTGTGGCGGCAGGCGATCCTGCCGCTGGTGGCGAAGATCTGCGCGGGGTTGAGCCAGGGGCTGGCCGGCTGGTGGCCGGGGGTGACGGTCGAGCCGGACCTGGACGCGGTGCCGGCGCTGTCGGACGAGCGGGCGGCGCTGTGGGAGCGGGTCGCGGCGGCGGATTTTCTGTCGGCGGAAGAGAAGAAGGCGATGCTGGGGATCGGCTAA
- a CDS encoding phage major capsid protein: MTDQVMDGLEASFDMVAQGERIEGLESEVAALKGALLAQQRPALDGVKGGAVDPARGAFVERYLRQGMEAGLELKSFSGASGAAGGYAVPREIDQLIGTTLKGISPIRGIANVVRTGTAGYRKLVTSGGIVSGWASETGARAETGTPVFNEIVPPSGELFANPAASQAMLDDAQFDVEGWLAGEIAREFAVAEGAAFVNGNGTNKPKGFLTYSATSEADGVRAFGSLQYVASGVAGAFPGTSPQDKLIDLVQSLRAPYRQGACFVMNSATLAVIRKMKTSDGAFIWQPGLSAAQPATLLGYPVVEAEDMPDIAANSLSIAFGNFQMGYVIAERSDTSILRDPFSNKPFVHFYAVKRIGGGVANSEAIKLLKFAAS, translated from the coding sequence ATGACGGATCAGGTGATGGACGGGCTGGAAGCAAGCTTCGACATGGTGGCGCAGGGGGAGCGGATCGAGGGGCTGGAGAGCGAAGTCGCGGCGCTGAAGGGGGCGTTGCTGGCGCAGCAGCGGCCGGCGCTGGACGGGGTGAAGGGGGGCGCGGTGGACCCGGCGCGCGGGGCGTTCGTCGAGCGCTATCTGCGGCAGGGCATGGAAGCGGGGCTGGAGCTGAAGAGTTTTTCCGGGGCGAGCGGCGCGGCGGGGGGCTATGCGGTGCCGCGCGAGATCGACCAGTTGATCGGCACGACGCTTAAAGGCATTTCGCCCATTCGCGGCATCGCCAATGTCGTGCGGACGGGCACGGCGGGCTATCGCAAGCTGGTGACGTCAGGCGGGATCGTGTCGGGTTGGGCCAGCGAGACGGGCGCGCGGGCCGAGACGGGGACGCCGGTCTTCAACGAGATCGTGCCGCCGTCGGGCGAGCTGTTCGCCAATCCGGCGGCGAGCCAGGCGATGCTGGACGACGCGCAGTTCGATGTCGAGGGCTGGCTGGCCGGGGAGATCGCCCGCGAGTTCGCCGTCGCGGAGGGCGCGGCCTTCGTCAATGGCAATGGGACGAACAAGCCCAAGGGCTTTCTGACCTATAGCGCGACGAGCGAGGCGGACGGCGTGCGCGCCTTCGGATCGCTGCAATATGTGGCGTCGGGAGTGGCGGGCGCTTTCCCGGGGACCAGTCCGCAGGACAAGCTGATCGACCTGGTGCAGAGCCTGCGCGCGCCCTATCGCCAGGGGGCGTGCTTCGTGATGAATTCGGCGACGCTGGCGGTGATCCGCAAGATGAAGACGAGCGACGGCGCGTTCATCTGGCAGCCGGGCCTGTCGGCCGCGCAGCCCGCGACCTTGCTGGGCTATCCGGTGGTCGAGGCGGAGGACATGCCGGACATCGCGGCGAACAGCCTGTCGATCGCCTTCGGCAATTTCCAGATGGGCTATGTCATCGCCGAGCGCAGCGACACCAGCATCCTGCGCGATCCGTTCAGCAACAAGCCGTTCGTGCATTTCTACGCGGTCAAGCGGATCGGCGGTGGCGTGGCGAACAGCGAGGCGATCAAGCTGCTGAAGTTTGCCGCCTCGTAA